From one Prochlorococcus marinus str. MIT 0912 genomic stretch:
- a CDS encoding MTH1187 family thiamine-binding protein, which yields MWVSIDLCLVPIGVGVSLSPYIKACISIIEEHKLNYELGPNGTAIEGEWDQVFECVKNCHEVVHSKGAPRVYTTLKVNTRTDKKQLFNEKVKSVRD from the coding sequence ATGTGGGTGAGCATAGATCTTTGCTTGGTACCAATAGGTGTAGGTGTCTCCTTATCTCCATACATAAAGGCATGCATATCAATTATTGAGGAACATAAGCTCAATTATGAACTGGGTCCAAATGGAACTGCAATTGAAGGGGAATGGGATCAAGTTTTTGAATGCGTAAAGAATTGCCATGAGGTAGTTCATAGCAAAGGTGCTCCACGTGTTTACACAACATTAAAAGTTAATACGCGCACAGATAAGAAACAATTATTTAATGAAAAAGTGAAAAGCGTAAGAGACTGA
- a CDS encoding alternative oxidase, producing MKGFNSFVLDFSVSILDRIYEGRPVQRFWVLEVIARAPYFAFLSVLHLQESLGLKTPLSNKLMKAHFYQAINETEHLEEMESRNGNRFWVDRFLARHLVIFYYWVMVFYYLLSPSNAYDINIKIEEHAYETYAKYLTVNPNDQRIREIAQDEINHANELKEAIALIS from the coding sequence ATGAAAGGTTTTAATTCATTTGTTTTAGATTTTAGTGTTAGCATCCTTGATCGAATTTACGAAGGTAGACCTGTTCAGAGATTTTGGGTTCTTGAGGTAATTGCTAGAGCCCCTTATTTTGCATTCTTATCAGTTTTGCATTTACAAGAGTCGCTTGGTCTAAAGACACCTTTAAGTAACAAGCTTATGAAGGCTCATTTTTATCAAGCAATCAATGAGACGGAGCATTTAGAGGAGATGGAATCACGAAACGGCAATAGATTTTGGGTTGACCGATTTCTTGCCAGGCATTTAGTTATCTTCTATTACTGGGTAATGGTTTTTTATTACTTACTATCTCCATCAAATGCATACGATATCAATATAAAAATTGAAGAGCATGCGTATGAAACTTATGCAAAGTATTTAACCGTTAATCCAAATGATCAGAGGATACGTGAAATCGCTCAAGATGAGATCAATCATGCGAACGAACTAAAAGAAGCAATTGCTTTGATAAGTTAA
- a CDS encoding high light inducible protein, which yields MFATQVQTQLVENYSNYPEEAEKTNGRWAMIGMIALLGAYITTGQIIPGIF from the coding sequence ATGTTTGCGACCCAGGTACAAACCCAATTAGTTGAAAACTATTCCAACTATCCTGAAGAAGCAGAAAAGACCAATGGCCGTTGGGCAATGATTGGAATGATTGCTTTACTAGGCGCTTATATCACTACTGGACAAATTATTCCTGGCATTTTTTAA
- a CDS encoding high light inducible protein yields the protein MTPEAEKFNGWMAMIGFIAAFGAYATTGQIIPGIF from the coding sequence GTGACTCCAGAAGCAGAAAAGTTTAATGGTTGGATGGCAATGATCGGCTTTATTGCTGCTTTCGGTGCTTACGCAACAACAGGTCAAATCATTCCAGGTATTTTTTAG
- a CDS encoding ArsR/SmtB family transcription factor, protein MATATKSEVVLENAMARKLLKALSDPLRLQIIESLSGGERCVCDLINEIGLAQSKISFHLKVLKDAGLITDRQTGRWVYYQLNIDSLNSLQDWIELLKESSQQPSQACN, encoded by the coding sequence ATGGCCACAGCGACAAAGAGCGAAGTAGTTCTTGAAAATGCAATGGCTAGGAAATTGCTAAAAGCTTTATCTGATCCATTGCGATTGCAAATCATTGAGTCTCTTTCAGGAGGAGAACGATGTGTTTGCGATTTGATCAATGAAATTGGATTGGCTCAATCGAAAATATCTTTTCATTTAAAAGTTTTAAAAGACGCAGGTTTGATTACCGATAGGCAGACTGGTAGATGGGTTTATTACCAATTGAATATTGACTCATTAAATTCTTTGCAAGATTGGATTGAACTTTTAAAAGAAAGCTCGCAACAACCATCTCAAGCTTGTAATTAA
- a CDS encoding ArsJ-associated glyceraldehyde-3-phosphate dehydrogenase codes for MRIGINGFGRIGRLVLRALWGKENIEITHINDPLGDAKGAAHLLEFDSVHGRWNKAISNDQNNLSIESQPISFSQESDFTKVPWKEKGIELILECSGKFKTPQTLNPYFDTLGMKRVVVACPVKGEIQGEDALNIVYGINHDLYEPNKHRLVTAASCTTNCLAPVVKVVNQNFGIKHGSITTLHDLTNTQVIVDSFKPDLRRARSGSQSLIPTTTGSAKAIGMIFPELQGKLNGHAVRVPLLNGSLTDAVFELEKEVTQEEVNHVFKKASEEELKGILGYEEKPLVSIDYVNDSRSSIIDALSTMVVNKTQLKVYIWYDNEWGYSCRMADLVCHVINLEKG; via the coding sequence ATGCGAATCGGTATTAATGGTTTCGGTCGAATAGGACGACTTGTTCTAAGAGCACTCTGGGGTAAAGAAAATATCGAGATTACACATATCAACGATCCATTGGGTGATGCAAAGGGAGCTGCGCATTTACTTGAATTTGATTCAGTACATGGTCGTTGGAACAAAGCAATAAGCAACGACCAAAACAACCTAAGTATCGAAAGTCAACCAATATCTTTTTCTCAAGAAAGTGATTTCACAAAAGTGCCATGGAAGGAAAAAGGAATAGAACTAATTCTCGAATGTTCAGGAAAATTCAAAACCCCTCAAACATTAAATCCATATTTCGATACTCTTGGAATGAAAAGAGTTGTCGTTGCATGTCCTGTTAAAGGTGAAATACAGGGAGAGGATGCTCTAAATATTGTCTACGGTATTAATCATGATTTATATGAGCCCAATAAACATCGCTTAGTAACAGCAGCATCCTGCACAACTAATTGCTTAGCACCAGTCGTGAAGGTCGTTAATCAAAACTTTGGTATTAAGCATGGAAGCATCACTACACTCCATGACCTAACAAATACTCAGGTAATCGTCGATTCATTTAAGCCAGATTTAAGAAGAGCCAGAAGCGGATCACAAAGCTTAATTCCAACAACGACAGGATCAGCAAAAGCGATAGGGATGATATTCCCTGAATTACAAGGAAAATTAAATGGTCATGCAGTTCGAGTTCCTCTCCTCAATGGATCTTTAACTGATGCTGTATTTGAATTAGAAAAAGAGGTCACGCAAGAAGAAGTCAATCATGTGTTCAAAAAAGCTTCCGAAGAAGAACTAAAAGGAATACTTGGTTACGAAGAAAAGCCACTTGTATCAATCGATTATGTCAATGACTCGAGAAGCTCAATCATTGATGCTCTCTCAACCATGGTGGTCAATAAAACTCAACTGAAAGTCTATATTTGGTATGACAATGAATGGGGTTATAGCTGTCGAATGGCAGATCTCGTTTGCCATGTCATAAATCTCGAAAAAGGCTAA
- the arsJ gene encoding organoarsenical effux MFS transporter ArsJ, which produces MRLTALQQYGIVTTNYWAFTLTDGALRMLVIFHFHSLGYTTLEIAFLFLFYEFFGVITNLYGGWIGARYGLRLTLWVGTLLQIGALLMLIPVSSGWSKLLSVIYVMVAQAISGIAKDLNKMSAKSAIKTVVPDSSEEDGGNNQLFKWVAILTGSKNALKGVGFFLGGLLLTSFGFNKAVELMAIGLGLSFLMTLILPGDIGKMKNKPIFKDLFSKSQGINVLSFARFFLFGARDVWFVVALPVFLETYLNWNFSEIGAFLGLWVIGYGFIQAFAPSLRNLWGNKTSPGVSSVQFWSAALTAIPALIAIALWRQSNPEIAITAGLILFGFIFAMNSSIHSYMVLAYTDKENVSLNVGFYYMANAAGRLIGTLLSGVLFMIGANASIGMQLCLWCSSLFVFISLLTSLRLPPVSNTKAIKNS; this is translated from the coding sequence ATGCGATTAACTGCATTGCAACAATATGGAATAGTAACGACCAACTATTGGGCATTCACACTGACAGATGGTGCTCTAAGAATGCTAGTGATTTTTCACTTTCATAGCCTTGGATATACAACATTAGAAATTGCATTCTTATTCCTTTTCTATGAGTTCTTTGGCGTCATCACTAATCTCTATGGAGGTTGGATAGGAGCAAGATATGGATTACGTCTAACACTTTGGGTAGGAACTCTTTTACAAATCGGCGCCTTATTGATGTTGATACCCGTTTCAAGTGGTTGGTCGAAACTTTTGAGTGTCATTTATGTCATGGTTGCTCAAGCGATTAGTGGCATAGCAAAAGATCTCAATAAGATGAGTGCTAAAAGTGCCATCAAAACTGTCGTTCCAGACTCCTCAGAAGAAGATGGTGGAAATAATCAATTATTTAAATGGGTAGCTATCTTAACTGGTTCAAAAAATGCTCTCAAAGGAGTTGGATTCTTTCTTGGTGGACTTTTGCTTACAAGTTTTGGATTTAATAAAGCAGTTGAATTAATGGCTATCGGTTTAGGTCTGTCATTTCTAATGACATTAATTTTGCCTGGAGATATTGGAAAGATGAAAAACAAACCAATCTTTAAAGACTTATTTTCTAAATCTCAAGGGATCAATGTCCTCTCTTTTGCACGCTTTTTTCTCTTTGGGGCAAGAGACGTATGGTTCGTCGTTGCACTACCTGTTTTTCTTGAAACGTATCTAAATTGGAATTTTTCTGAGATTGGAGCTTTTCTAGGATTGTGGGTTATTGGTTATGGTTTTATTCAAGCGTTTGCGCCCTCTTTAAGAAATTTATGGGGAAATAAAACAAGCCCAGGAGTTTCTTCTGTTCAATTCTGGAGCGCTGCCTTAACTGCAATACCAGCGCTAATAGCAATAGCACTATGGCGACAAAGCAATCCAGAAATAGCAATTACAGCTGGATTGATATTATTTGGGTTCATATTTGCAATGAACTCATCAATACATTCATATATGGTTCTTGCTTATACGGACAAGGAAAACGTGAGTCTAAACGTCGGCTTCTATTACATGGCAAATGCGGCAGGGAGACTGATTGGTACTCTCCTATCAGGAGTTTTATTCATGATTGGAGCTAATGCCTCTATAGGAATGCAACTATGTTTATGGTGTTCAAGCCTATTTGTATTTATCTCATTGTTGACTAGTTTACGACTACCTCCGGTATCAAATACAAAAGCCATAAAAAATTCCTAA
- the pstS gene encoding phosphate ABC transporter substrate-binding protein PstS, with translation MSFAKKSLVLSSLIILGSGGSAFAGARLSGAGASFPAKIYTRWFSDLAKEGGPRVNYQAVGSGSGRKAFIDETVNFGASDDPMKATDIAKVTRGLVQIPMVGGTIAFGYNYDCDLKLTQEQAVRVAMGKITNWNEVGCPEGKLTWAHRSDGSGTTKAFTNSMQAFSKTWTLGTGKSVAWPSGVGGKGNAGVAGVIRNTPGAIGYVNQSYIRGVIKAAALQNLSGEFLKPTTEAGTKALNGIKLDKNLAGKNPNPKAKGAYPIATLTWILAYETGNGRNTKAVQESLNYLLSDKAQAKAPSLGFVPLKGDILANSRAAVKRIGN, from the coding sequence ATGAGCTTTGCTAAGAAGAGTCTTGTTCTTTCATCTTTAATTATTCTTGGCTCAGGAGGAAGTGCCTTTGCGGGTGCTCGACTCAGCGGAGCAGGAGCTTCTTTCCCCGCTAAGATCTACACTCGTTGGTTCTCTGACTTAGCTAAAGAAGGTGGTCCACGTGTGAACTATCAAGCTGTTGGTTCAGGTTCTGGTCGTAAAGCTTTCATTGATGAAACCGTTAATTTCGGTGCGTCTGATGATCCAATGAAAGCAACTGATATTGCAAAAGTTACTCGTGGATTAGTTCAAATCCCAATGGTTGGCGGCACTATTGCCTTTGGTTATAACTATGATTGCGATCTTAAACTTACACAAGAGCAAGCTGTTCGGGTTGCTATGGGTAAAATTACAAACTGGAATGAGGTTGGTTGCCCTGAAGGAAAACTAACTTGGGCGCATCGTTCTGATGGTTCAGGTACTACGAAGGCTTTTACAAATTCCATGCAAGCTTTCTCAAAGACCTGGACTCTAGGTACAGGTAAATCTGTCGCTTGGCCTTCTGGCGTTGGTGGAAAAGGTAATGCTGGTGTTGCTGGAGTTATTCGTAATACTCCCGGAGCAATTGGTTATGTAAACCAGTCATATATTAGAGGTGTAATTAAAGCTGCCGCTCTTCAAAATTTATCTGGTGAGTTTTTAAAACCAACAACAGAAGCAGGAACAAAAGCTCTTAATGGTATAAAACTAGATAAAAATTTAGCTGGTAAAAATCCTAACCCAAAAGCTAAGGGTGCATATCCAATCGCTACGCTTACATGGATTCTAGCTTACGAGACTGGTAATGGTAGAAATACTAAAGCCGTCCAAGAATCACTTAACTACTTGCTCAGTGATAAAGCCCAGGCTAAGGCTCCCTCTCTTGGATTTGTACCTCTTAAAGGTGATATTCTTGCCAACTCTCGTGCTGCGGTTAAGCGTATTGGTAACTAA
- a CDS encoding TIGR02450 family Trp-rich protein: MRWPPNAAWTSAVKREGYRHFEVKSYGGKKDERWVELFPVNNNEILIKVPWSELKTYSKWTSGWLQLPKDEDCDGN; the protein is encoded by the coding sequence ATGAGATGGCCACCGAATGCAGCTTGGACCTCAGCCGTAAAAAGAGAAGGTTATCGACATTTTGAAGTTAAAAGCTATGGAGGCAAAAAAGATGAACGGTGGGTAGAACTATTTCCAGTTAACAACAACGAAATTCTTATAAAAGTTCCATGGTCGGAATTAAAAACATACTCAAAGTGGACCAGTGGTTGGCTTCAGTTACCAAAAGATGAAGATTGCGATGGCAACTAA
- a CDS encoding DUP family protein codes for MAAIKKDSEPLDNLSSQEIEDIVRSNEILDQENERLIKEEEIEAQRFSKTKSTKRLLRRLRRSPLEVINRSLFFVFIGSFIFSFVSVYSINRLWFIFYVISAFSCVLYTPNRQALKELIAAWPNIEDLLKKRSLWK; via the coding sequence ATGGCAGCAATAAAAAAAGATTCAGAGCCTCTAGACAACTTATCCAGTCAAGAGATAGAGGATATTGTCAGATCAAACGAAATCTTGGATCAAGAGAATGAAAGACTAATCAAAGAAGAAGAAATAGAGGCACAAAGATTCTCAAAGACAAAATCTACAAAAAGATTGCTTAGACGATTAAGAAGATCTCCACTTGAAGTGATAAATCGATCACTCTTTTTTGTATTCATTGGTAGTTTTATCTTTTCCTTTGTCTCTGTTTACTCAATCAATAGATTGTGGTTTATCTTTTATGTCATCAGTGCCTTCTCCTGTGTTTTATACACTCCAAATAGACAAGCCCTCAAGGAACTAATTGCAGCATGGCCAAATATCGAAGATCTTTTAAAAAAAAGAAGTCTATGGAAATAA
- a CDS encoding DUF1330 domain-containing protein — protein sequence MDKKGAKGYWISTAKIINQELFDEYVEKVGPWLRENGGEVFAKDTDPRGKEKTEDSNLAVITEFPSMRIAVDAYESSEYQELSKLRKAATVNATFTIMEGMDEATKLRRAMGM from the coding sequence ATGGATAAAAAAGGAGCCAAAGGGTACTGGATCTCAACAGCAAAAATTATTAATCAAGAATTATTTGATGAATATGTCGAAAAAGTTGGACCATGGCTCAGAGAGAATGGTGGGGAGGTATTTGCGAAAGATACAGACCCAAGAGGAAAAGAAAAAACCGAAGATTCAAACCTTGCAGTCATTACTGAATTTCCATCTATGCGAATAGCAGTAGATGCTTATGAATCCAGTGAATATCAAGAGTTATCTAAATTACGTAAAGCAGCCACCGTAAATGCAACGTTCACAATTATGGAAGGAATGGACGAGGCGACAAAACTTAGAAGAGCAATGGGAATGTAG
- a CDS encoding LOG family protein: MNNQNRSDDLELVSKNLELIISSSNYQLAHEDRELLNSDEMRGVRMLLEINKPEKILEEHNILSTIIVFGGANLSDKSSIENRIELAKNSLTKDPSSSDLQREITRLKNLQSISHYYDSAREFAKIVSRQNQKEHCNSHVIVTGGGPGIMEAANRGAFDADCKSIGLNISLPNEQHPNSYITPGLCFKFNYFALRKFHFVMRSVAAVFFPGGFGTFDELFELLTLRQTGMKNQIPIILFGRDYWSKVINFQFLSDHGLISDEHMNIFQYADSASEAWDIIKQ, translated from the coding sequence ATGAATAATCAAAATAGAAGTGACGATCTAGAGCTAGTCAGCAAAAATCTAGAATTAATTATTAGTTCCAGCAACTACCAATTAGCCCACGAAGATAGAGAGTTACTCAATAGTGATGAAATGAGGGGAGTGCGAATGCTTCTAGAAATTAATAAACCAGAAAAAATCCTAGAAGAACATAATATTTTATCAACAATCATCGTCTTTGGAGGTGCAAATTTATCTGATAAAAGCTCTATAGAGAACAGAATTGAACTAGCGAAGAACTCTCTCACCAAAGATCCGAGCTCATCTGATTTACAGAGAGAAATAACACGTCTAAAGAATTTACAATCGATATCTCATTACTACGATTCGGCCAGAGAATTCGCAAAGATTGTCTCCAGACAAAACCAAAAAGAACACTGCAATTCACATGTAATTGTCACTGGTGGTGGTCCTGGGATCATGGAAGCTGCGAATCGAGGTGCTTTTGATGCCGACTGTAAATCCATAGGATTAAATATAAGTCTCCCAAACGAACAACATCCCAATTCATATATTACGCCTGGGCTTTGCTTTAAATTTAATTATTTTGCCTTACGAAAATTTCATTTTGTAATGAGATCAGTTGCAGCAGTTTTTTTCCCAGGAGGATTTGGAACATTTGATGAACTCTTCGAATTACTTACTCTTCGTCAAACAGGAATGAAAAATCAGATTCCAATAATTCTTTTTGGTCGAGATTATTGGTCGAAAGTGATCAACTTTCAATTTCTTTCAGATCACGGACTTATCTCAGATGAGCACATGAATATCTTTCAATACGCCGATAGTGCTTCAGAAGCATGGGACATTATCAAACAATAG
- a CDS encoding MAPEG family protein: protein MEIAFAWSLCLSAVVVLLSIGPLTYGRVKAGYSAENMSAPRALFDELPDFGKRAVWCHQNCWESITLHAPACLLCLIAGVVSPVAVIAAWVHPFVRFIYIGAYVGDIPLARGLCWASGLLCSTLLYKEGLTALLSS, encoded by the coding sequence ATGGAAATAGCTTTTGCTTGGAGCCTTTGCCTGTCTGCCGTTGTTGTTTTGCTGTCAATTGGGCCACTAACTTATGGCCGAGTTAAAGCTGGATATTCGGCCGAGAATATGAGTGCTCCAAGAGCTTTATTTGATGAGCTCCCCGATTTTGGCAAAAGAGCTGTTTGGTGTCATCAAAATTGCTGGGAGAGCATAACTCTTCACGCTCCTGCGTGTTTACTATGTCTGATTGCCGGTGTTGTCTCTCCTGTAGCAGTGATAGCTGCGTGGGTTCACCCATTCGTGAGGTTTATTTATATTGGTGCTTATGTTGGTGATATTCCTCTTGCTAGAGGACTTTGTTGGGCATCGGGGCTTTTATGTTCAACTCTTTTGTATAAAGAGGGCTTAACTGCTTTGCTTTCTTCTTAA